The segment GAGGTCAAAGGTAGCTCCTGCAGAAGTCTGGACACTTTCTGGGAACAGCTCTGTCAGGCCCCACAGTTTTTCAGCAAGGGTCTTATCCAGCTCATCATCACTATTGTCCTCCAGCTGATCCTTGGCTTTGTTGGTGCTGCCCTGGAGCAGCAGCTCATCTGTAGACACCAAAGAGTTTGAAGGCAAACGGATGGTAGCAGAATCGGCAGTAGAGGCAGAAGATGAGGTGGCAGCCATGACTCTAGGGAATACCAGAAGCATAAAGAGctaatccaataattctttttattt is part of the Gracilinanus agilis isolate LMUSP501 unplaced genomic scaffold, AgileGrace unplaced_scaffold10176, whole genome shotgun sequence genome and harbors:
- the LOC123253902 gene encoding mitochondrial import receptor subunit TOM22 homolog yields the protein MAATSSSASTADSATIRLPSNSLVSTDELLLQGSTNKAKDQLEDNSDDELDKTLAEKLWGLTELFPESVQTSAGATFDLSLTVVWKTCWFSREVLWIWTTSFMILILPVVFEMEKLQMEQQQQQLQQQKILLGPNTDLSEGKI